A region from the Flavobacteriales bacterium genome encodes:
- a CDS encoding transglycosylase domain-containing protein, with translation MSNTPPKKRKWLLLWWLAVLSPVIFLVLMLTAAAFSNLPGTDDLDNPRSDLATAVLFSDGSVMGQYYKENRIPVKYGRISPHVVHALVATEDERFYEHSGIDLRGTARAAVYMGRKGGASTITQQLAKLLFTKERSESKVKRVFQKFQEWIISAQLERRYTKEEIIALYLNRFDWINQAVGINSAARVYFNTTPDSLKIEEAAVLVGMLKNPALFNPVRRPDTVEHRRMVVLAQMVKNGFLTDQQYDSLRALPLGLSFQRIDHTEGPAPYFREIMRAQLQTLFNEKDPETGEYKLHKSDGSKYDIYTDGLTVYTTLDSRMQRYAEWGMREHLGKELQAQFFKDIGKKKNRPFDFRVSQEEIDAIMATAMKRSDRYRTLVGKRCGNCDRPAAYIVEAEKDGATHFHCDPEKGGCDTWWPVVEESSIPKIFETPTKMRVFSWRGEIDTTMSPNDSIRWYKSHLQSGLLSLDPRTGFVKAWVGGPDFKHFQYDHVRQAKRQVGSTFKPFVYATAMREGLDPCFQLPNQKVCFDMPPGQPDWCPENSDAKYGGMITLKYALAQSINTATAWLMKQYGPEPVTVLANHMGVHSKLDPVPSLCLGVADVTLEEMTSSFAAFANEGVHIEPITFTRIADKNGNAIYDVTPKTNEALDARTSYIMLDMLKGVVDRGSGMRLRMGWGNRAKYGNIKYPTAGKTGTTQNNSDGWFIGITPDLVTGVWTGGEDRSVRFARTDLGQGANMALPIYGYFMNKVYADSTITISRGDFDKPPGDLGVELDCVGGKDDPKDFGGTEGGPVWD, from the coding sequence ATGAGCAACACCCCCCCGAAGAAGAGGAAGTGGCTGCTCCTGTGGTGGCTGGCGGTGCTATCGCCGGTCATCTTCCTGGTGCTCATGCTAACGGCCGCGGCCTTCAGCAACCTGCCCGGCACGGACGACCTCGACAACCCGCGCAGCGACCTGGCCACTGCCGTGCTGTTCAGCGACGGAAGCGTCATGGGCCAGTACTACAAGGAGAACCGCATCCCGGTAAAGTACGGCCGCATCAGTCCGCATGTGGTGCACGCCCTGGTAGCCACGGAGGACGAACGCTTCTACGAACACAGCGGCATCGACCTGCGTGGCACCGCGCGCGCTGCCGTTTACATGGGCCGAAAGGGCGGTGCCAGCACCATAACACAGCAATTGGCCAAACTGCTCTTCACCAAAGAGAGGAGCGAAAGCAAGGTGAAGCGCGTTTTCCAGAAGTTCCAGGAGTGGATCATCAGCGCGCAGCTCGAGCGCCGGTACACCAAGGAGGAGATCATCGCACTGTACTTGAACCGCTTCGACTGGATCAACCAGGCCGTCGGCATCAACAGTGCAGCCCGGGTTTACTTCAATACCACGCCGGACAGTTTGAAGATCGAAGAGGCCGCCGTGCTGGTGGGCATGCTGAAGAACCCCGCTCTGTTCAACCCGGTGCGCAGGCCCGACACCGTGGAGCACCGGCGCATGGTGGTACTGGCGCAGATGGTGAAGAACGGCTTCCTCACCGATCAGCAATACGACTCGTTGCGGGCGCTCCCTCTTGGGCTCAGCTTCCAACGCATCGACCATACCGAGGGTCCGGCGCCATACTTCCGTGAGATCATGCGCGCTCAACTGCAAACGCTCTTCAACGAGAAGGACCCGGAGACCGGCGAATACAAACTCCACAAGAGCGACGGCAGCAAGTACGACATCTACACGGACGGACTGACCGTGTACACCACCCTCGACAGCCGCATGCAGCGGTATGCGGAATGGGGCATGCGCGAGCATTTGGGCAAAGAACTGCAGGCACAATTCTTCAAGGACATCGGCAAGAAGAAGAACCGGCCGTTCGACTTCCGGGTGAGCCAGGAGGAGATCGATGCCATCATGGCGACGGCCATGAAACGCAGCGATCGCTACCGGACGCTCGTCGGGAAGCGCTGCGGGAACTGCGATCGCCCGGCTGCATACATCGTGGAAGCCGAAAAAGACGGCGCCACCCATTTCCATTGCGATCCGGAGAAAGGCGGTTGCGATACATGGTGGCCCGTCGTTGAAGAGAGCAGCATCCCGAAGATCTTCGAGACACCCACCAAGATGCGCGTGTTCAGCTGGCGTGGTGAGATCGACACCACCATGAGCCCCAACGACAGCATCCGCTGGTACAAGAGCCACTTGCAGAGCGGGCTGTTGAGCCTCGATCCGCGTACCGGTTTCGTGAAGGCATGGGTGGGCGGGCCTGACTTCAAGCACTTCCAATACGACCACGTGCGCCAGGCCAAGCGCCAGGTCGGATCAACCTTCAAACCGTTCGTTTACGCCACCGCCATGCGCGAAGGCCTTGACCCGTGCTTCCAGTTGCCCAACCAGAAAGTGTGCTTCGACATGCCACCCGGCCAGCCCGACTGGTGCCCGGAAAACAGCGACGCCAAGTACGGCGGTATGATCACGCTGAAGTACGCGCTGGCACAGTCCATCAACACGGCCACCGCCTGGCTGATGAAACAGTACGGCCCTGAACCGGTGACCGTGCTCGCCAACCACATGGGCGTTCACAGCAAGCTCGATCCCGTGCCGAGCCTCTGCCTGGGCGTTGCCGATGTGACCCTGGAAGAGATGACGAGCTCGTTCGCGGCCTTCGCCAACGAAGGAGTGCACATCGAACCCATCACGTTCACCCGGATCGCCGACAAGAACGGTAACGCGATCTACGACGTAACGCCCAAGACGAATGAAGCGTTGGATGCCCGCACGTCGTACATCATGCTCGACATGCTGAAGGGCGTTGTGGACCGCGGCTCGGGCATGCGGCTGCGGATGGGCTGGGGCAACCGCGCCAAGTACGGCAATATCAAGTACCCCACAGCGGGCAAGACCGGCACCACGCAGAACAACAGCGATGGCTGGTTCATCGGGATCACCCCCGATCTCGTGACCGGTGTATGGACAGGCGGAGAGGATCGCAGCGTGCGGTTCGCGCGCACGGATCTAGGACAAGGGGCCAATATGGCCCTCCCGATATATGGCTACTTCATGAACAAGGTGTACGCCGATAGCACCATCACCATCAGCCGTGGAGATTTCGACAAACCGCCCGGTGACCTGGGCGTTGAACTGGACTGTGTCGGCGGAAAGGACGACCCGAAGGACTTCGGTGGTACCGAGGGAGGACCGGTCTGGGATTGA